In the Sediminibacter sp. Hel_I_10 genome, one interval contains:
- the nusA gene encoding transcription termination factor NusA — MENIALIDSFSEFKDDKLIDRVTLMAILEDVLRSALKKKYGDDDNFDIIINPDKGDLEIWRNRIVVADDEVEEPNQEIALSEAQKIEPDFEVGEDVAEEVKLIDLGRRSILALRQNLIAKIHEHDNTNIYKQFKELEGEIYSAEVHHIRHRAIILLDDEGNEIILPKDKQIPSDFFRKGENVRGIIESVELKGNKPAIVMSRTSPAFLEKLFEQEIPEVFDGLITVKHVVRIPGEKAKVAVDSYDDRIDPVGACVGMKGSRIHGIVRELGNENIDVINYTNNIQLFITRALSPARVTSIKLDEENKRAEVLLKPEEVSKAIGRGGHNIRLAGKLTGYEIDVFREGAEEDVELKEFSDEIESWIIEEFSKAGLDTAKSILEQDIVDLVKRTDLEEETILEVITILKEEFEE; from the coding sequence ATGGAAAATATTGCGTTAATTGATTCGTTCTCAGAATTTAAAGACGATAAATTAATTGATCGTGTCACGCTAATGGCCATTTTGGAAGATGTATTAAGAAGTGCATTAAAGAAGAAGTATGGCGATGATGATAACTTTGATATCATAATCAACCCAGATAAAGGGGATTTAGAAATTTGGAGAAATAGAATTGTAGTTGCCGATGATGAGGTTGAAGAACCTAACCAAGAAATTGCATTATCAGAAGCGCAAAAAATTGAACCAGATTTTGAAGTTGGAGAAGATGTTGCAGAAGAAGTGAAATTAATAGATTTAGGGCGTCGTTCTATTTTGGCATTACGTCAAAACTTGATCGCTAAAATCCACGAGCACGATAATACCAACATATATAAGCAGTTTAAAGAACTTGAAGGAGAAATATATTCTGCGGAAGTTCACCACATACGTCACAGAGCTATTATTCTTTTAGATGATGAAGGCAATGAGATCATATTGCCAAAAGACAAGCAAATTCCTTCAGATTTTTTCAGAAAAGGAGAAAATGTTAGAGGTATTATTGAAAGCGTAGAGCTTAAAGGGAATAAGCCAGCAATTGTGATGTCAAGAACGTCTCCTGCATTTTTGGAGAAATTATTTGAACAAGAAATACCAGAAGTGTTTGACGGTTTGATTACGGTGAAACATGTGGTAAGGATTCCTGGTGAAAAGGCTAAAGTGGCGGTAGATTCTTATGATGATAGAATTGACCCTGTTGGCGCTTGTGTTGGGATGAAGGGATCAAGAATTCACGGTATTGTTCGTGAACTTGGTAATGAGAATATTGATGTTATCAATTACACTAATAATATTCAATTGTTCATCACTAGAGCGTTAAGCCCAGCAAGGGTAACCTCTATTAAATTGGATGAAGAAAATAAACGCGCTGAGGTCTTGTTGAAACCAGAAGAGGTTTCTAAAGCTATTGGTAGAGGTGGACATAACATTAGATTAGCAGGTAAATTAACAGGTTATGAAATTGACGTGTTTAGAGAAGGTGCTGAGGAAGATGTAGAATTGAAAGAATTCTCAGATGAAATTGAAAGCTGGATTATTGAAGAATTCAGTAAAGCTGGTTTAGATACAGCTAAGAGTATTTTAGAACAAGATATTGTTGACCTTGTCAAGCGTACCGATCTTGAAGAAGAAACAATATTAGAAGTGATCACAATCCTCAAAGAGGAATTTGAAGAATAA
- the rimP gene encoding ribosome assembly cofactor RimP — translation MFKETVKNLLNNALDERPDLFLIDFEVQGDNAIKVIIDGDNGVLVEDCMFVSRGIEHNLDREEVDFSLEVLSAGATSPLTNKRQYKKNIGRTLNVQTKGDEVIEGTLSEATDDAILLEWKTREPKPVGKGKVTVKKQAELAYDVISKAQVVIKF, via the coding sequence ATGTTCAAGGAAACCGTAAAGAATTTATTAAATAACGCCTTAGATGAGCGCCCAGACCTATTCCTCATTGATTTTGAGGTACAAGGCGATAATGCAATCAAAGTAATCATAGACGGCGATAATGGCGTGCTGGTCGAAGACTGCATGTTTGTGAGCAGAGGTATTGAACATAACCTAGATAGGGAAGAAGTTGATTTTTCTTTAGAAGTGCTTTCTGCAGGTGCAACATCACCATTGACCAATAAGCGTCAATACAAAAAAAACATTGGTAGAACGTTAAACGTGCAAACAAAGGGAGATGAGGTTATTGAAGGCACGCTTTCTGAAGCTACTGATGATGCTATTCTTTTAGAATGGAAAACAAGAGAGCCTAAGCCTGTAGGTAAAGGCAAAGTCACCGTAAAAAAACAAGCTGAACTAGCGTATGACGTTATTTCAAAAGCTCAAGTTGTAATAAAATTTTAA
- a CDS encoding universal stress protein, with translation MKKILVPTDFSKEAENALKVASKIAKMHQSEIYLLHLLEIPLTETDAVTATADVPEVMFFMKMAHQRFEDLMSSDYLSGIKVHEIVKPDGAFNGIADISKEHGADLIVMGSHGASGFHEMFVGSNAEKVVRSSDIPVLVIKDEHDDFSVNDIVFASDFNNDNKETYRQATEVATSFGAKLHLLMVNTPNTFSTTKKAHERIHDFIKDYPFENYTISIYNDDSVEKGILNFSADVNADLIGISTHGRQGIAHFFNGSISEDLVNHSRRPVMTFKI, from the coding sequence ATGAAAAAAATACTTGTTCCAACCGATTTTTCCAAGGAAGCAGAAAACGCACTTAAAGTGGCATCAAAAATTGCCAAAATGCATCAAAGTGAAATCTATCTATTGCACTTGTTAGAGATTCCTTTGACAGAAACTGACGCCGTTACTGCCACTGCAGATGTACCTGAAGTGATGTTTTTTATGAAGATGGCTCACCAACGTTTTGAAGATTTGATGTCTAGTGATTACCTCTCTGGCATTAAAGTTCATGAGATTGTTAAACCTGACGGCGCTTTCAATGGTATTGCCGATATTTCTAAAGAGCATGGCGCAGACCTCATCGTTATGGGCTCGCACGGCGCCAGTGGTTTTCATGAAATGTTTGTGGGATCCAACGCTGAAAAGGTGGTGCGCTCATCAGACATTCCCGTATTGGTTATCAAAGATGAACACGATGACTTTAGCGTTAATGATATTGTCTTTGCATCAGATTTCAACAATGATAACAAAGAGACGTATAGACAGGCCACAGAGGTTGCCACAAGCTTTGGAGCCAAATTGCACTTACTCATGGTAAATACTCCTAATACTTTCTCGACTACAAAAAAAGCCCATGAACGCATTCACGACTTTATAAAGGACTACCCTTTTGAAAATTACACCATCAGTATTTATAATGATGATAGTGTAGAAAAAGGCATTCTTAATTTTTCTGCCGATGTTAATGCTGACCTCATAGGCATTAGCACTCATGGCAGACAAGGCATTGCTCACTTTTTCAATGGTAGCATAAGCGAAGATCTTGTGAACCACTCCAGAAGACCTGTGATGACCTTTAAGATTTAG
- a CDS encoding esterase-like activity of phytase family protein: MKKITMFASVLALSLTAVHAQDELQHLSSYQTNVENSAETVAYDATNSHAFFTNSDSNSFTMVDITNPDLPTLIQNVDLSPYGAGPNSIAIKGDIVAIAVEADPKQDPGKVVFFDLDGTYVGEVTVGALPDMITFTPDGLSLLVANEGEPSSDYTVDPEGTVSIIDLSTGVASASVTSIDFNDYDTKKVALQNKGIRIFGNDGAASVSQDLEPEYIAVSEDGSKAYVSCQENNALVVVDLTNNTILDILPLGYKNHMLGTPTVTSYILNELDPNWPALGTPVYDNGQPTVDLGGFSGLFYDAVNSTETSYVFYAVPDRGPNDGPVAKASVTPATNQNLRPFKLPDYQGRIAKFTLNKATGNVELNEEILLTRQDGVTPITGKGNIPGFDEVPVTYTDADTDYANADFLNDASETYHALPYDEFGGDFEGILKDSEGNFWMCDEYRPALYKFDSDGVLIDRFVPNGTSLLGTTPQPVGTYGAETLPEVYSKRRANRGFEGIAYDEVNNIIYGFIQSPLYNPSNSTQNNSDVIRILGIDAQTGNPVSEYVYLLERNKDAGFSSSRVDKIGDAVYVGNGKFLVIERDSEGPEVAYGKKYVFEIDINFATNILDVEISGDSELEELTADEIVAQNIRPVHKLKVINLPSIGYQGSDKAEGIALLPNNEIAIINDNDFGLAGAGITDNSVLGIISFANDYGFDASNTDGVVNITQHPTLGMFMPDGITSYTVDGIDYIVTANEGDSRDYDGYSEEVRVDDLTLNAEYYPEAATLQLNDDLGRLKTTTVDGDYNGDGEFEQIYSYGARSFSIFDQYGNLVFDSANQFGLTVAAEEAALFNEDEGEFDGRSDDKGAEPEAVTIGTIGNKTYAFIGLERQSSILMYDITDPKDVEFITYYKGNRDLGDTAPEIIKFVSAAESPNSQNLLLVGYEVSGSLGIIQIDEDALSVSDLVADNDFMIFPNPVAQGTLKFNKRLSGSVYNINGQEVKQFDNETTLNVSHLSTGVYIIKTKTNGVKRFLKL; the protein is encoded by the coding sequence ATGAAGAAAATTACAATGTTTGCCAGCGTATTGGCATTAAGTTTAACTGCGGTACATGCGCAAGATGAACTTCAACACCTCTCAAGCTATCAGACGAACGTAGAAAATTCTGCAGAAACTGTAGCGTATGATGCGACTAACAGTCATGCGTTTTTTACCAATTCTGATAGTAATTCATTTACTATGGTAGATATTACCAATCCAGATTTGCCAACCCTTATTCAAAACGTAGATCTTTCTCCTTATGGTGCAGGTCCAAACTCCATAGCTATTAAGGGAGACATTGTAGCAATTGCTGTAGAAGCAGATCCTAAACAAGATCCAGGTAAAGTTGTATTTTTTGATCTAGATGGTACTTACGTGGGTGAAGTTACTGTAGGCGCGCTTCCAGATATGATTACTTTTACTCCAGATGGGTTGTCATTATTAGTTGCTAATGAAGGAGAGCCTTCGTCGGACTATACTGTGGATCCAGAAGGAACAGTCTCTATTATCGATTTAAGTACGGGAGTAGCTTCTGCTTCAGTGACCTCTATAGACTTTAATGATTATGACACAAAAAAAGTAGCATTACAAAATAAAGGCATTCGTATTTTTGGAAATGACGGAGCGGCTTCAGTGTCTCAAGATTTAGAGCCAGAGTACATTGCAGTTTCAGAAGATGGATCAAAAGCCTACGTGAGCTGCCAAGAGAATAACGCACTTGTTGTAGTTGACTTGACAAACAATACCATTTTAGATATTTTGCCACTTGGTTATAAAAACCACATGTTGGGAACGCCAACCGTAACGAGCTATATTTTAAATGAACTAGATCCTAATTGGCCAGCTTTGGGAACGCCTGTTTATGATAATGGTCAGCCAACAGTAGATTTGGGAGGATTCTCGGGTTTGTTTTACGATGCCGTAAATTCTACGGAAACTTCATACGTGTTTTATGCTGTGCCAGATAGAGGGCCTAATGACGGCCCTGTAGCTAAAGCTAGCGTCACTCCTGCAACCAATCAAAATTTAAGACCATTTAAATTACCAGATTATCAAGGGAGAATAGCAAAATTCACCTTGAACAAAGCAACAGGAAATGTAGAATTGAATGAAGAAATTCTTTTAACACGACAAGATGGGGTAACGCCAATAACTGGTAAGGGAAATATCCCTGGCTTTGATGAGGTTCCTGTAACTTATACAGATGCTGATACAGATTATGCAAATGCTGATTTTTTAAATGATGCTTCGGAAACGTATCATGCGTTGCCTTATGATGAATTTGGAGGTGACTTTGAAGGTATTCTTAAAGATTCTGAAGGAAATTTTTGGATGTGCGACGAGTACAGACCAGCATTATATAAATTTGATAGTGATGGTGTGCTTATCGATCGTTTTGTGCCAAATGGGACGTCTTTGTTAGGAACAACGCCACAGCCTGTTGGAACATATGGAGCAGAGACTTTACCAGAAGTGTATTCAAAAAGGCGTGCCAATAGAGGTTTTGAAGGTATTGCTTATGACGAAGTAAACAATATTATTTACGGTTTTATTCAATCACCTCTTTACAACCCGTCAAATAGTACTCAAAACAATTCTGATGTGATTAGAATTTTGGGAATAGATGCTCAAACAGGAAATCCTGTAAGTGAGTATGTCTATCTTCTTGAAAGAAATAAAGATGCTGGTTTCTCTTCATCAAGAGTTGATAAAATTGGAGATGCTGTATATGTTGGTAACGGTAAATTTTTGGTAATTGAAAGAGATTCTGAAGGGCCAGAAGTTGCTTATGGAAAAAAATATGTGTTTGAAATAGACATTAATTTCGCAACAAATATTCTAGATGTTGAAATTTCTGGAGATAGTGAATTGGAAGAATTAACTGCAGATGAGATTGTGGCCCAAAACATTCGTCCTGTACACAAGCTAAAAGTGATTAATTTGCCTAGTATTGGTTACCAAGGTTCTGATAAAGCGGAGGGTATTGCCTTGTTGCCAAACAATGAAATCGCTATAATTAATGATAACGATTTTGGTCTTGCAGGTGCGGGAATTACAGATAATAGTGTACTTGGGATTATTTCTTTTGCAAATGATTATGGCTTTGATGCTTCAAATACCGATGGGGTGGTGAACATCACACAACATCCAACCTTGGGAATGTTTATGCCAGATGGTATAACATCTTACACTGTTGATGGAATAGATTACATTGTTACAGCCAACGAAGGTGATTCCCGAGATTACGATGGCTATTCCGAAGAAGTGCGTGTAGATGATTTAACCTTAAACGCAGAGTATTATCCAGAGGCCGCAACGCTTCAGTTAAACGATGATCTTGGAAGGTTAAAAACCACAACTGTAGATGGTGATTACAATGGAGATGGTGAATTTGAGCAAATTTACTCTTATGGAGCGCGATCCTTTTCTATTTTTGATCAATACGGAAACCTGGTATTTGATAGTGCAAACCAATTTGGATTAACGGTTGCTGCTGAAGAAGCCGCTCTTTTTAATGAAGACGAGGGTGAGTTTGATGGAAGATCTGATGATAAAGGCGCAGAACCAGAGGCTGTGACAATTGGGACTATAGGTAATAAAACGTATGCGTTTATCGGATTAGAGAGACAGAGTTCTATATTAATGTATGATATTACAGATCCTAAAGACGTAGAATTCATTACCTATTACAAAGGCAATAGAGATTTGGGAGACACTGCTCCAGAAATCATAAAATTTGTTTCAGCTGCAGAAAGTCCTAATTCCCAAAATTTACTTCTAGTAGGATATGAGGTTAGTGGGTCTTTGGGAATCATTCAAATAGATGAAGATGCTTTAAGTGTAAGTGACTTGGTTGCCGATAACGATTTTATGATATTTCCTAACCCTGTAGCGCAAGGCACTTTGAAATTCAACAAAAGACTCTCGGGAAGTGTATATAATATAAACGGTCAAGAAGTGAAGCAGTTTGATAATGAAACGACTCTAAATGTATCACATTTGAGCACTGGCGTTTACATTATAAAAACTAAAACCAATGGCGTTAAGCGTTTTCTGAAGCTGTAA
- a CDS encoding polysaccharide deacetylase family protein, giving the protein MKIAPVKTPWLAKRIFPNYVWSVATDQKELYLTFDDGPTPKVTDFVLEQLAEYHAKATFFCIGNNVEKHPDLFKKTIAAGHSIGNHTQEHFKGWKTSTQAYLKGVEKAEQAFMQAQMTTTSSSDSKLFRPPYGQIKRSQGKQLIALNYKIIMWDVLSFDWDHSVSEDQCLKNVIQNSVAGSIVVFHDSVKASRNMQYALPKVLDYFSNEGFVFKGLPPTMPSIIKS; this is encoded by the coding sequence TTGAAAATTGCTCCTGTAAAAACTCCGTGGCTCGCCAAACGCATCTTTCCAAATTATGTGTGGAGCGTTGCCACGGACCAAAAGGAGCTTTACCTTACTTTTGATGATGGCCCTACGCCAAAAGTTACCGATTTTGTATTGGAGCAACTTGCTGAGTATCATGCAAAGGCCACCTTTTTTTGTATTGGTAACAATGTAGAAAAGCACCCAGATCTATTTAAAAAGACTATAGCAGCAGGTCACAGCATTGGCAACCATACGCAAGAGCATTTTAAAGGTTGGAAAACAAGTACCCAAGCGTATTTAAAAGGCGTTGAGAAAGCGGAACAGGCATTTATGCAAGCACAAATGACGACGACTTCTAGCAGTGACTCAAAGCTCTTTCGCCCACCCTACGGACAAATTAAGCGCAGCCAAGGGAAACAACTCATTGCTCTAAATTACAAAATCATCATGTGGGATGTACTGTCTTTTGATTGGGATCACAGCGTTTCCGAAGATCAGTGTTTGAAGAATGTTATACAAAATAGTGTTGCGGGAAGCATTGTAGTCTTTCACGATAGCGTAAAAGCCTCTAGAAATATGCAATATGCACTTCCTAAAGTGTTAGACTATTTTAGCAATGAAGGCTTTGTTTTTAAAGGGCTGCCTCCAACAATGCCGTCAATAATAAAATCTTAA
- a CDS encoding DUF2723 domain-containing protein — MTHFNFKKWNTILGWFAFAVALLTYALTIEPTVSFWDAGEYILTSSKLQVGHPPGAPLFQMLGAFFSMFALEPAQIGMMLNMMSAVASAFTILFMFWTISILLRKIAVAGQPNKDGFDDHRKTPLSKNQYMGILGGALVGSLAFTFTDSFWFNAVETEVYAMATLIMAILFYLGLRWERDMFKPRGHKWLILIAFVIGLSFGVHFMGLLTIPALGLIYFFKNYKTVTVKNFIIANVVAAAILLFIFKLLLPNALRLFSASEIFFVNTIGLPFNSGSIIAGIAVVAAFYFGLKYTRDKGYKYANTLTLCLIFIFIGFSSWIMLPIRANANVIINENNPSSARELLAYYNLEQYPETHLFYGPLFTDQYSGLDKNNPYLDDKPKYEKDETTGEYIIVNQWKNAKQNYNSKHASILPRMWSTEHAENYMMFTGLLDFKIKPEYQMENEVRTLVNEFRADVSKGNVDYEDYNSFLKQFGRDLLDVEKPSIGDNLYYMFDYQLGYMYWRYFMWNFTGRQDDIQGKYDDLHGNWISGIGFIDDMHLGMSQDNLPSDVENNKARNTYYFLPLILGLIGFLFLMGRDPKLFWVMLVFFLFTGLAIQFYTNVRPFEPRERDYSVVGSFYVFAIWIGFGVYAIYNALRKFSNSTFIAPAVTLVCLILVPGILAANNWDDHDRSEKYTAQAMARKYLESCAPNAILFSIGDNDSFPLWYLQEIEGVRTDVRVVNTSLFQTDWYIDQMKRQAYESDPIPSQLTHEQYRFGTRDYIMKNEITRDTFLIKDFMNFISSDDPKYKLKYALKAQGEDPSGYPAQLLNSNYLPTTHVRVPVDKQAVLENGIVKEKDADKIVPYIDINISGGALYKNRLLMLDVIANNNWKRPIYFTGGAFSDDDYIWMKDYLQLDGLCYKLVPIRTPVDRANPFNMGRVDTDLMYDQVMAWDWGNSGSDKIYHDVETRKNGITYRGNLARLLEDLINENQLEKAENIADLAMEKMPVDKFGFYTLLEPYIGGYYEVGNKEKARNLYKEVARKYQENLTYWSGLTIENQTRYIDEIVTDIERYRSLVDLLVIYKDQDFAMKETAKFNNYLELFKHFSSSETEDVEPVLEERDLQSDTIDNLLKLNE; from the coding sequence ATGACACATTTCAACTTCAAGAAATGGAATACCATCTTGGGGTGGTTTGCTTTTGCTGTTGCGCTATTGACCTATGCTCTTACTATAGAACCAACAGTTAGTTTTTGGGATGCAGGTGAGTACATTTTAACCTCCTCTAAACTTCAAGTTGGGCACCCACCGGGCGCACCTTTATTTCAAATGCTTGGTGCTTTTTTCTCGATGTTTGCACTAGAACCCGCCCAAATTGGGATGATGTTGAACATGATGAGTGCCGTAGCAAGTGCATTTACCATATTATTTATGTTTTGGACCATCAGCATTCTGCTTAGAAAAATAGCAGTTGCAGGCCAACCAAATAAAGATGGTTTTGATGATCATAGAAAAACCCCACTTTCAAAAAATCAATATATGGGCATCCTTGGTGGTGCTTTGGTAGGAAGTTTGGCGTTCACCTTTACAGATTCCTTTTGGTTCAACGCTGTGGAGACCGAAGTGTATGCCATGGCTACTTTAATCATGGCCATTTTATTTTATTTAGGGCTACGTTGGGAACGCGATATGTTTAAACCTAGAGGTCATAAGTGGCTTATTTTAATTGCTTTTGTCATTGGTTTATCATTTGGGGTCCACTTTATGGGATTACTAACCATTCCCGCACTGGGACTTATCTATTTCTTCAAGAACTACAAGACGGTTACCGTTAAAAACTTCATCATCGCCAACGTAGTTGCGGCAGCCATATTACTTTTCATCTTTAAATTATTACTGCCAAACGCACTGCGATTATTTAGTGCTTCGGAAATTTTCTTTGTCAACACCATTGGGTTACCCTTTAATTCAGGATCTATCATTGCAGGAATTGCTGTAGTGGCTGCGTTCTATTTCGGTCTAAAATATACCCGTGACAAAGGCTACAAATATGCCAATACGCTCACGCTCTGCTTGATCTTTATATTTATTGGGTTCTCTTCTTGGATCATGCTGCCTATAAGAGCAAATGCCAACGTGATTATTAATGAAAATAATCCGTCAAGTGCCAGAGAGTTACTTGCCTATTACAACTTAGAGCAATATCCGGAAACACACCTGTTTTACGGCCCCTTGTTTACCGATCAATATTCGGGCTTGGATAAAAACAATCCTTACTTAGATGATAAACCAAAATATGAGAAGGATGAAACTACTGGAGAATACATCATCGTTAACCAGTGGAAAAACGCCAAACAAAATTACAACTCCAAACACGCTTCTATTCTACCTCGTATGTGGAGTACAGAGCATGCTGAAAATTATATGATGTTTACAGGGCTACTTGATTTTAAAATCAAGCCTGAATATCAAATGGAAAATGAAGTTAGAACTTTGGTCAATGAGTTTAGGGCAGACGTCTCTAAAGGCAATGTCGATTATGAAGATTACAACAGCTTCCTAAAACAGTTTGGCCGCGATCTTCTTGATGTTGAAAAACCGTCTATTGGTGACAACCTCTATTATATGTTTGACTACCAGTTGGGCTATATGTACTGGCGTTACTTTATGTGGAATTTTACAGGCAGACAAGATGATATTCAAGGTAAATACGATGATCTCCACGGAAATTGGATTAGCGGTATTGGCTTTATAGACGATATGCATTTAGGGATGTCTCAAGATAATCTCCCTAGTGATGTTGAAAACAATAAAGCCCGAAACACCTATTATTTTTTACCGTTAATTTTGGGATTAATTGGCTTTTTGTTCTTAATGGGTAGAGATCCAAAATTATTTTGGGTCATGTTGGTCTTCTTTTTATTTACAGGTCTGGCCATTCAGTTTTACACCAACGTAAGACCATTTGAGCCTAGAGAACGGGATTACTCTGTAGTTGGTTCGTTTTATGTATTTGCCATCTGGATTGGTTTTGGAGTGTATGCTATTTATAATGCCCTTCGGAAATTCTCCAACTCGACATTTATAGCACCAGCAGTCACTTTAGTCTGTTTGATTTTGGTTCCTGGCATCCTGGCCGCCAATAATTGGGATGACCACGACCGTTCAGAAAAATATACCGCACAAGCCATGGCGCGTAAATATTTAGAATCTTGTGCTCCAAATGCCATTCTCTTTAGTATTGGGGATAATGACAGTTTTCCATTATGGTATCTGCAAGAAATTGAAGGCGTAAGAACCGATGTGCGTGTGGTAAATACCAGTCTTTTCCAAACCGATTGGTACATTGATCAAATGAAGCGTCAAGCTTATGAAAGCGATCCTATTCCGTCCCAATTGACGCATGAGCAATACCGCTTTGGAACCAGGGACTACATTATGAAGAACGAAATCACAAGAGATACCTTTTTGATCAAGGATTTTATGAACTTTATTTCTAGTGATGATCCAAAATATAAATTAAAATATGCCTTAAAGGCTCAAGGAGAGGATCCTTCTGGCTATCCTGCGCAACTCTTAAACTCTAATTATCTACCAACAACTCATGTAAGAGTTCCTGTAGATAAGCAAGCCGTTTTAGAGAATGGTATCGTAAAAGAAAAAGATGCCGATAAGATTGTCCCTTATATTGATATTAATATTTCTGGTGGTGCACTTTACAAAAACCGTTTATTGATGCTCGACGTGATTGCCAATAACAACTGGAAGCGCCCTATCTATTTTACGGGAGGTGCCTTTAGTGATGACGATTATATTTGGATGAAAGACTATCTGCAGTTGGATGGTTTATGCTATAAATTAGTTCCTATAAGAACGCCTGTAGATCGTGCAAACCCTTTTAATATGGGCCGCGTAGATACTGATTTGATGTATGATCAAGTCATGGCATGGGATTGGGGAAATAGTGGTAGCGATAAGATTTATCATGATGTGGAAACTCGTAAAAACGGAATTACCTATCGTGGAAATCTAGCCAGATTATTGGAAGACCTTATCAATGAAAACCAATTAGAAAAGGCAGAAAACATTGCCGACTTGGCCATGGAAAAAATGCCTGTAGATAAGTTTGGCTTTTATACGCTGCTAGAACCTTATATTGGTGGCTACTACGAAGTAGGCAACAAAGAGAAAGCACGTAATCTCTATAAAGAGGTTGCTCGTAAGTATCAAGAGAACTTGACGTATTGGAGCGGGCTTACCATTGAAAACCAAACCCGTTATATTGATGAAATTGTAACCGATATTGAACGCTACCGCAGTTTAGTAGATCTATTGGTCATTTATAAAGATCAAGACTTTGCTATGAAAGAAACGGCCAAGTTCAATAACTATCTTGAGTTATTCAAGCATTTCTCCAGCAGTGAAACGGAAGACGTTGAGCCTGTTTTAGAAGAGCGAGACTTGCAGAGTGACACCATAGACAATTTGCTTAAACTAAACGAGTAA